TCGGATGTCTTTAGAGTGTAGTTGAGAGCCTCCACGGAGAGCCAGAGCTGGTGAGCTTTACGGGCCTCGTCCTCTGCTACCACATGGCCTGTGTTCAAAAGACAGGAAGGTGTTTGCATGAGCACGACATGTTATCCTGAAGAACATATGAAAAATCAACATCACTTACTTTACAAAGGTCCTATTCTGCCCCAAGGCCCCAAGTTACtcttaaaataaaacactttttcaTACAGTATGGGTCTAAAAATTCCAATGTGCTTTGTTCCAgaaagtgctgtgtgtgtgtggatcttACTGTCGATGGCCTCCTCCATCCCCTTCAGTCTTGCATAGGCGGTGTTCATATCCAGAGTGAAGTTATCCAGCTGTTCCTGGCTCAGCTGACGGTGGACGGTGTCCTGTTCCAGCAGCTTACTGCTCAggacctgaacacaacacacagcagagCGTTGAAGGAATGACCTAAGTTAGACGGGCTGTCAGAGACGTGCACCACGACGAGCCGGGAGAGTGGATAGGTGGCTCAATCTATTCACCTCTCCTGGCCTCACAGAATCCTCACGTACACgtgtatgtgtgcatttttGCTATTATGATTTTAATGAGGTAGTACGTGatcaaaaaataacaatattaacAACATGTTCGTTCTGCCTCAACCGGGCCTCAAACTCTCAACCTCAGACACCAAAGGAGAGTCACTATCTTGATGAGCTTACTGTCCAAAATTCTGAGAATTTGCATACTTCATCTAGACAACATAAAGATGTCTataatttatttctataaagaTTGATCGCTCCATAAGTGACTAATTGATGTTTCAAAATGCTTGATTTCCATTGACTGCAATGGTTGACATGAGGATAGAattcaaaatactgtaaaaaaaatacagtttttgagaTGAAATTCTGAAATTTACCACCCTACATCTACCATGACCTCGAaatgttgtcatttattttcatgaacatCGGAGCTTTATTTAGCGAGAATTCACAGTAGCTGTGTACAGCATAGTTTACACTAAAACGTTCTGATGTACTGGGGGCTCAATTTTTGGTAATCTAAAATCTGGCTGGATGGTTTGTGGAGGACAGTCTGAAGATGCAGCGGAGCCAGATGGGGTcatttgagaaaaacaaactgatggaTTTCATAATTCCGGCCAGATTGAAGCACATGAACATTTCTGCTCACTTGGGTCTACAATTTGATGGAAGTTGAAAAGTTGGAGCATGTACGGCTGATTTGTTATGGATTTTCAAAGTGcaaagtttggtttattttcatgCATGGGAAGGCAGACTTCCTCAGAAGAGGCAGAGCTGCTGCCCGGCCCCTAATAAGGTACTGACGTTCAATAGACAAACCATTTGTTCATCTGTGTGATCTAATATTTgaattgaatgtgtgtgtgaagaacgTAGTGTAGAGACCTGCTCAGCATCGCTTCTCAGCTCCTGCTCCTGGACTTTGAGGACATCTTGGACATGGTCTGTGTGAGCAGCTGCCTGACGCCGGAGCTGAGTCCTCATCTCTGCCTCCATCACTTCCCTTAATTCagacatctacacacacacacacacacaaacatttcatcATTGATACGGTTTAGTTACATTGATAAcagttattacacggctttgttgaatactagattctgattggttaatcacggcgttctacggtctgttatttctttatagcagaccgttgctatgtataacagaccgttgctatgtacagcagaacgttgctatgtacaacagaccgttgctatgtacaacagaccgttgctatgtacaacagaccgttgctatgggcgcagttctgatgtcggactctggcggaccgtttttgtgtcaaattattgatttctaaagtaagtagctgtgtaatgagcgggataatgtacagctagcgggtcattgtggggaaataaaccccaacaagACGGGTCTTCCACATAAAGCCCTAGTCATCTCCTAGCCTCAGTAGCCAATGCCAAGGCATGGGACCGTTAAATCTGGATGGCTCCAAATGTAGATCAAGCCCTGAACCTCCTCGTTTCCCCTCCGTACCttcctctcctgctccagcCGGGCCTCCTCCTTGACGTGCAGCAGGGCGGTGGTAACAGCTTTCTCCAGGGCTTTCTGGTCCTCCAGCTTCTGCTGCTCCAGCGACGCATCGATGTGAATCTGCTCTCTGACTCTCTGCTCGGCCAGCTCTCGATTCAGCTGGTCGATGCGACGGTGTGCGTGGGCGATCAGGGCGTTCAGGTCATCCGATGACAGTTTACcagctaacacacacaaaacgacaaaaagttattttgcaAATATGTCTCTTTTTATCTAAAGAACTCCCTTTCAGGTGTTTATCTTGATCAGGTAATGTTGTAAAGTAATTGAAATCCCACCCCATATATACAGAGGATGCACCATGTACTAATGGACAGCTGGACATTAATGGGGTCGGGTGGGATGCAGCGTCTTTGCACTTTGGaattatatgtaaatattttaaaaacagtgacaggaaatgaggggcATGAGAGATGGAGAATGACACGTAACACAAGTCCCCAGcctgtgcgtgcgtgtgcgtgtgcgtgtgtgtggtctTACTGAGCCCCTTCCAGTTGGCCTGGATGTCTGGAGTAAGGCTGCTAACTTCCCTCTGGAACTGTAGTTTGGCTTCATTAACTAGGTCACTGTACTGGGAGACGATCTTAGACTCTGACTCTGCAGACTGcacctacagacacacacagacacaaaatgttCAGCAGCTTTATACACTGACAAGCAATACTGCTAAAGTCCTTACAAACAATAAAAGAGCATGCACTGCATTTCTGTTGGGTAACGAAAAATCGAAGGGAGCCTAGCCTGAAGGCAGCCAGCAGGTCAACGCTACGCTACGATACGATACACGCGTctgaaatgagtttcctccGTAGGGTAGTTGGACTCCAGCTCGAACGCTTTGCTCACACTACGAGCAACAGACTTCAagccattttcaatggaagtCAGTGACATGATGCTACAAACTGACACCCGACATTTGTCACTGTGTGACGCGCTACAAAAaaagttgagctggtctcaacttttttcagcgctccaatgaTGCAGTGAAGTGTCAACTGATTGTATGTTTAAGTTTCAGCCTGTTCCGTTCTGTCTAAAAAAATGCTCTTAGCCAGTTCCATGTACTATTTACCAACACATCTAAGTCAACGAGCGCTTGAGGAACGCTTCAACGGCGATTCCGTGTGATGCTGAACATCAATGTCTCAGTAAGAACGTGaaaaagcatatttcccaaaatctAGAATTATCCCTTTAAAAGTATTTTCATCCGGTTGTACCTAATGTACAAAATACCTTAGTGACCACTTTGTCCAAGTCCACCACCATGTTATGGAGATTCTCCTCTGCTGCCAAAACCAGTGGGCGAACAGCAACAACCTTCAGTCCTTTAGACTTGTCAATCTCTGACTTGAGACTGTCCAAGGCTTCActacagggagagagagagggagagagggagatggggagaggagaggaaagagacagTTTGAGAGGACAATTGGTGCAAGATGTGGAAGTGAATCAGGGTAATGTTGGTGATAGAAATACAGGCTTAGCAACCCTTCCCTGGATGCATACATGTTCACATAACATGACTGATCAATCAGCAATATACTCAAGCAATATACTTCATactaaaatgttacaattaactttcatggtCTGatgacacactgtgaaagggttaaagttgtaagacaaaaacacagacaacttctAGACCAGACAACACggtggtagagacctgtcaatcacaaggtagccacaccctaaagcatcccctgctttatggtttgtttgactctaaatgggaccatcattaactaaatgaacatcatgctgtattgaagaagacttgataTTAGCGgttgagaacataaactcatgtttacaatgtttactgaggtcattttctcaaatgctcaaatcataacatggcaaactgcagcccaacaggcaacaacagctgtcagtgtgtcagtgtgatgacttgactatgacttgcccccaagctgcatgtgattatcataaagtgggcatgtctgtaaaggggagactcgtgggtatatatatatatatatatatatatagaagcCACAGAAGccattttcagtcacacatcttgagttcagaggtcaaggcacccctttgaaaatggccatgccacgttttcctcaccaaaatttagcagaagtttggagcgttatttaacctccttcgtgacaagctagcatgacacagttggtaccgatggattcctaaGGTTTTTTCTAGTATCATAAAATGCTACTATCTTCACTAGctctatctttaaaaatgagctggctaaaacctccaaaagatcgaataTCGGCCGGGCCAAATGGCGgcccgtcggatttttaagaggttaattaaaaatcacaagttgcattaatgtgttaaagaaatgagtggcgataaaacaaatttgcgtgcacattaacacgttatcgcattagctttgacagccctaatatttatataGTAATTTTCTAAAACAACTAAAACAATTGAGAAACTGTtaatggttaaaataacacatcaATGTCTAATAATGTCTAATATCTAATTATGTTTGGCTAATCAGCATCTCATATACATGACAAATGGAAGTACTTCAtcacattgatgcaaaaatcatagcaaaaaaaaatccaatactGTCATAAAGCAATCCTGCTTACTGATTTGCAACATTGCGTGTACTGTAAACGGTAAATCTCTGATGGCAGACATGCCCtgatatatattgtaatatcCTTCGTCTGAAATAAAGAGCACCTCTACTAACAGCAGAAGAAGTTGtttttatgaaatataatattaggCTTATTAAGCTTCGGGGAAAATGAGCAGGTGTGCATCATCAAGAGGGAGAGGATTGTTTAAATCTAGTAACTACACTGATAACAAGATGAGATCTGTCTGATTCAGCTCAGCAGGTGACCAGTAACAACAAAAAATCCTTTttacatcatgtgtgtgtgtgtgtatgtgtgtgtgtgtgtgtgtgtgtgtgtgtgtgtgtgtgtgtgttcagtgtgcacgtgtgtgtgcacgtgtgtgtttgggtgacatcacagcagtggtgacatcatcactgcatggtgacatcaccagaTGGAACACTGTGATGGATTAAAGGAGTGGTGACATCAGTTGTGAcatcttaaaggagcagtgacatcataaaggagtgacattcaGGAGAGAGTCCCAGAATCACACGACTGTAGTTGAATCTGAAGACTCGATCAGACGAAACACATCGACTGAGAGAAGCAATTGTCTCAAGAGAAAGAGGTATGAATTTTATGAATGCATTGCTTTAGATTAAACCTCCCAACAGTATATGAAGCAGTTAAAATGAGCctcaacatttaaatgcagcttatatgttagttaataataattagggctgcaactaacgattattttcactcatCAGACTATCTACTGAGAGAAGCAGTgaatttctctccaaaaaccacGAAGCATCGACAAGAATTGACCGTAAATCAGCATTATGGTATCATCAAGAACTTCCCAGCCAGAAGCCATCATGCCCGAGTTCAACGTCCGTCACGCTGTTTCCAAGCTGCTCAACTCCTTCTTTAAGGGGATGACGGCGGATCAGTGGGGAATGATGAAATCCGGCAGCCCCGACGACGCCACCATGACCATGATGGGAGAGTTGCTGTTGGACATCACAGCGGCCTTGACAAAATCTTTCCTGAAATCTCTCGGGAGCACGACCCTGGCGTCTGAGGACGACGTCCAAATCAATCTGGGCGACACCATCTCTCTGGGCTTTGCCGAAGCTCTGGGCGTCGACTTCTCGGTTCAGTGTCCGAGCTCCAAAAGCTTGACGACATTGATCTCTAAAGAGGTTTCGGAGAGCGTCCGAAGTGCCCTCTCCAGCCCCGAGGGCATAGTTCAGCGCCTCACTCCTCCCGGCAGACTCAACAGCATGATTCTGCATGCCTGCAAAATGTGCCAGGCGTTCATCGGCAGGATGAAGTCGGTGTTCTCGCCTCGACGGCGCAAGCAGAGGACCATCTCCGAAGAATCAGATGTGGAACCGGAACCCTCAGACGCCGAAGACCGCCATGCGGCGACGCCTTCGTCGGACATCGTGATTGAGATGAAAGACATCATGAATGTCACAATCATCATCAAGAAGCAGTTGAACGACATTACCGAACCTCTCTTGGTTGACGTGCCGGACTCCGAGTACACGCTGCTGCAGTCTCAAAGTGCTCGGGAGATTGAAGACGTCGCGGAAGACATCGCTCGGAGCATCGCCGAAGAGGCTCTAAGACAGACTCCTTTGGAGCAGAAGAGCAAACGCTCCAAGAAAAACATTGGAAGCAAAATTAAGAAACTTTTGGCAAAGTGCTTTGCCAAATCGTGCATCCATCGCATCGTGGCACAGATGACGAAAAAATTCCACCGAGGCTCCAAAGTTCACAGTCGGGAGTCGGCGAAGTCTCTCACGAAGAAGATTAACGATCTGATGAAAAAACCAGAGAACCGCGATCTTCTGGGACTCGGCACTCCGCTCCTAACCATTCCCCCCGGTCGAGTCTTGGagttcacaaaggtcttaagtgatctcctctacacacacatcctACACGGGCCAGAGATCATCCCCGAGCCGGTGATACGTGCCAACATGCGCGCCGACTTGCAGCGGAAGGTGCTCGGTTTCCTGTctctggccagatggtggcagatCTTTCAGTCCGACAACCTCGTCGACAATTTGAGACACGCCATACTGGGGACCAAGCCCAGGGCCAAGAAACCTTTGGCAATCACTGCATCGCCTGCCCCGGTATCCATGACGAAGAGTCGTGATGACTCTAAACGGCGAGCGCGTAACGTACAAAAGATAAACTGCGTCGAGGTGCTCTTGGAGAGGTTGGTCACGCGGATTTTCAAGAAGGCGAAAGTGACCTGGACCCTTTCAAACGTCCATGACATCATCCAGCGCCTTTTTGAACAAACGTGGGCCGAAGTCGAGGGTCTCGATTTCGATTCCAGCTCGGAAACATGGGAAAACCTCGAAAAGGCAATTTACCGGGACCTGATTAAGACGTGGGGCAATGCGACGTGGGTGCTGGTGTCCTTGAAAGGGGGTAAACCGGCACTCGGAGACCGTATCGCCTCCGCCGTCAAAGGTCACCTGATGGCACCACCGAGACAGAGGTCCTGCATGTGCAGGTTCTTCTCTTCTATGCTCGCCGCCGTGACGAGGCGTTAAGGTGGTTTATGGGGTTTTCTCCGGGGGCTCCGGTTTAtcccacatatatatatttgatatatatatatataaaaaatgtcttcaatgtgtcattcatcctgaaggaaaaattgactttttccttCTGAATGAATGCGAGGGCTTGAGCTCTCAGCGCCACCTCAGTAGTCAGTGTTGTCTACTGTTGTGGAACGCACGGGTTCAATCTGGGTGATCCAGTTCTCCCACAATCAGTGCATAATAATGAACAtctaattaaatcaaataaataataatataaataaataatatgaattcaTTTCTGCTCATTTCTCTCATCATTTGCTGTAAATATTTAACTCAGACTGAAGTTCTGCTGATTCAGCGAATTTTTataatgtacaaaaataaagtacaaagaaaagtgtgttttgcgCTCTCTCTTCCATCATATACACGGATCTTAATTATTGCATATTGTAATGAGTTTACCTGCCTGACTGTAAACATGTAGAgaattattgtaaaggagaatcaGGTTTCTTGTCTGTATTAGCTCACACAGTCTGGAAAtagctattaatatttaaaaccacgtCTATTCCTGACCGATCAGAACTGTTGTAATTAAAGATCATTAaaccttatttattatgtttatatattatttactgaCACCTTCACTGTAAGGTGTATCAAGACATATCACAATGATGGTGTATTGTTTTACTAGAAACATAAATGCACTCTTATTCAATGACAATAAATTTGGTTACTTTAAGTGGACAtgtgtttttaagtgtaaaGATAACTCATACATTAGTTCATTCAATAAGCCTATAAATGTGGGGGACACCACGGCTGTCCACATTCTGCAGACAGGTTCAGGTGAGTCTACCAGGTCAACAAGTGACTGTGAGAGAGCTGGAAAGCATCTCCATCACTCAGGGTGGAGGGAGCACACACAGTGACGGTGTAAAGATGGACAAAACAATCTAATACAGGAAGTGATTATGTTGATGTTGTACTTTtattatgttgtgcttttattttataatgcagTTAGGGCCCAAACGAgaccttagtgtgtgtgtgcagacgtgtgtatgtgtgtgtagtgtgcacgtgtgtgtgcatgtttgtgtgtgtgtgtgttgtgtgagcatgtgtgtgtgagtaatgcgcacgtgtgtgtgcacgtttctttgtagtgtgcatgtgtgtgtgttcatgtttgtgtgtgtgtgtgtgtgtgtgtgtgtgtttagatatATGTCTTACTTGGCATTCAACAGAGCAGTCTGAGCATCATTCACAGCTCCGGTTCTATCAGCCAGAGCAGCTTCTAGTTCCTTCCACTGGGCTGACTTCTCCTGAGGTGGGACCTGGATTTAAGAAGAACTGTAATCACTCTACTGACAAACAATTATGTTGCCTATTAAAAGTGTCACAGCACAGGAAATACCGGTAAAATGTTTTGTAGTTAGGTCTAGATTTAATTACCACTAACTCCTATGGCGATACCGAGGCATGAAAATCTTGATTCTGATTTTTTGTGTCACGATTTCTTTCAAAATCGATTCAATACATTGAAAGGGGGCACTAATTTCAGGCTCTTACTCCAGTTCACTGTGTGTCCAACCATTCACTCCTGTCCTTAGTCCCATGAACTGCAATATGAAACATAACCGGCAACTAAGTGGTCTTGGTCGGCTGACTGttgagtttcctcattggccgttgctctttcaaaatgaaaaggcgggaacagtcgtttcctgtttgaaacggcgagcagaaaaccagcgaccaatcaggtgcattcaacaaTAGGGTAGGTCACTgtttgagtggagcagcgcatCCCCTAGTGCCCTCGCCGGTCCTGGTGGACATGGaccactggatttaacattatagaccaCTGACTATcggtgtaacaatttagccacaaattcgcCGTCCCAGCCCTGATTAATATGTAATGGGAGCTACTAAACACTACTAATCACATTTTTCACACCTGTACCAGTCTTAGTGTAATCACACCACATCCTTGTGGTCAGTGGCACTGTGTATCTGTACCTCTGCTTCCATAGCCTccttcagtttgtgtgtgtgccgtgCGATAGCCTGCAGGGCCGCCTCCTGAGCTCCGATGGCCTGCAGGGTAGCTTTAGCCGAGCTGGCCAGTGAGTCTTCAAGACTGACTGATACAGCTGCAAagtcagacacagacagacaggaaacatgAGAGGTTGACAGAGAGTGTAGAGTAGGATGGAGAGTAGAGTGGAAAGGTCATACCTCCTTCTTCTGAAAGCTAATAGAGCTTGTTATTACTACACATTACTAGAAGTACTACAATCAACTTAAACTCACCAGTTTCTGATTTTGTAACGTCACAGggagtttgttttttccatGATTTGCCAGTAAAGGATATGTAATGTTGCCAACAGGACAATGACGTCAGCCAATACACACAACAGCACGACTCGTAGATTATAGAGAAAACGGTTATTAAGATAGATAGGCAGGTAgaaattatgaagaaaataaataaatataaaagatagcTATGGTTTTCCATCATCTCTGTTGAAGTGGCATTATTCATCTTTTTATGAAAATCATGTTATCAAGAAGCGAGTACCATTATTTCATGTAAAAGtccggtctataaaatgtaggGATGGGTATCGTTAGGATTTTATTGATGCTATTACTCTATTCAATACTCATTTCAGTTCTTTTTCATtactaaataattgctttttaaaataaaaaataaaataaaaaaaatggcaacagtaatgtttacaacagcaaatcACTATATAAACTCAATAATATCTTACAGTAAACTAATCTagaatgtcaataaaataaataatattcctgagtgaagttaaaaaagaatgaagaacacagacatcagtccttcctcctgtcctcctccctctgctgatcCGATTCACTTCCTGCAGGTATCGTtggtagagggaggaggggctgctttgtctcaCCCAGCTGATCAGTTTACATTAATTTTAAGATAAgtggcaaactaagctaaacagttagactacaaacagactgcttttgttttagctctttttttaaacaattcgCTATTAGCAGAGCTAGCCTgctgtgcttgtgtaaacatAGCGGCGGGGGATGAGAAACTgtggacagagcagattgaaatgtcactttttctacgtgtgtgtgtgtgtgtgtgtgtgtgtgtgtgtgtgtgtgtgtgtgtgtgcgtgttgttgCCAGCCTACATGCCAGGGTGTCCAGGTCCTTTTGGTCTTGCTGAGCCAGTCTAGCTGTCACTTCTTCTACTGGTCGCTCTTTCAGTGGTTCTGTTGCTACGGGTGACTCTGTGTCAGGGTGAACTGCTGCTGTCTCCAGGGTATCCTTATGGTCATGGCACTCTTTGCACTCTAgagaaaacatgcacacacagaaccAATGTAACCTTACGTTCACTAAATACCTTAcaatgtgatgtgatgatgtgagTAATGTGATTGCAGATACACTGTATAACCATATTATATAACCAGCGTACAGAGTACCACATGGAGGCTATGTGTTTGGCTTGTGTTCAGTGTGATATAA
This DNA window, taken from Sebastes umbrosus isolate fSebUmb1 chromosome 9, fSebUmb1.pri, whole genome shotgun sequence, encodes the following:
- the immt gene encoding MICOS complex subunit MIC60 isoform X1 codes for the protein MLRACLRGANATARKNCRRTPLTNLQHCRHYTAGESSGAAAKVVAAGLVTVGGGVGGTIIYAKWDHKFRSAVEKNVPYSDWLLGLALGPASQDGIKKQMELAQPPSMMDKPMKKGKSVKEAAESPAKEPVPTQPALSIEEASAEATHIISAISEISSVPAPLDTEGVAVKECKECHDHKDTLETAAVHPDTESPVATEPLKERPVEEVTARLAQQDQKDLDTLASVSVSLEDSLASSAKATLQAIGAQEAALQAIARHTHKLKEAMEAEVPPQEKSAQWKELEAALADRTGAVNDAQTALLNANEALDSLKSEIDKSKGLKVVAVRPLVLAAEENLHNMVVDLDKVVTKVQSAESESKIVSQYSDLVNEAKLQFQREVSSLTPDIQANWKGLTGKLSSDDLNALIAHAHRRIDQLNRELAEQRVREQIHIDASLEQQKLEDQKALEKAVTTALLHVKEEARLEQERKMSELREVMEAEMRTQLRRQAAAHTDHVQDVLKVQEQELRSDAEQVLSSKLLEQDTVHRQLSQEQLDNFTLDMNTAYARLKGMEEAIDSHVVAEDEARKAHQLWLSVEALNYTLKTSDADAPTMPLEGAAQAVRDSCHDNDFALALAAALPEESLQRGVYSEASLRARFNAMRSLARRVALVDETHNSLYQYFLSYLQAALLFENKQEVPPAQLSGEDLDPFKLLSYASYCLEHGDLELAAKLVNQLRGEARRVVEDWLTEARLTLETRQVISLLSAYANAVGLGTTQAP
- the immt gene encoding MICOS complex subunit MIC60 isoform X3: MELAQPPSMMDKPMKKGKSVKEAAESPAKEPVPTQPALSIEEASAEATHIISAISEISSVPAPLDTEGVAVKECKECHDHKDTLETAAVHPDTESPVATEPLKERPVEEVTARLAQQDQKDLDTLASVSVSLEDSLASSAKATLQAIGAQEAALQAIARHTHKLKEAMEAEVPPQEKSAQWKELEAALADRTGAVNDAQTALLNANEALDSLKSEIDKSKGLKVVAVRPLVLAAEENLHNMVVDLDKVVTKVQSAESESKIVSQYSDLVNEAKLQFQREVSSLTPDIQANWKGLTGKLSSDDLNALIAHAHRRIDQLNRELAEQRVREQIHIDASLEQQKLEDQKALEKAVTTALLHVKEEARLEQERKMSELREVMEAEMRTQLRRQAAAHTDHVQDVLKVQEQELRSDAEQVLSSKLLEQDTVHRQLSQEQLDNFTLDMNTAYARLKGMEEAIDSHVVAEDEARKAHQLWLSVEALNYTLKTSDADAPTMPLEGAAQAVRDSCHDNDFALALAAALPEESLQRGVYSEASLRARFNAMRSLARRVALVDETHNSLYQYFLSYLQAALLFENKQEVPPAQLSGEDLDPFKLLSYASYCLEHGDLELAAKLVNQLRGEARRVVEDWLTEARLTLETRQVISLLSAYANAVGLGTTQAP
- the immt gene encoding MICOS complex subunit MIC60 isoform X2, with the protein product MLRACLRGANATARNCRRTPLTNLQHCRHYTAGESSGAAAKVVAAGLVTVGGGVGGTIIYAKWDHKFRSAVEKNVPYSDWLLGLALGPASQDGIKKQMELAQPPSMMDKPMKKGKSVKEAAESPAKEPVPTQPALSIEEASAEATHIISAISEISSVPAPLDTEGVAVKECKECHDHKDTLETAAVHPDTESPVATEPLKERPVEEVTARLAQQDQKDLDTLASVSVSLEDSLASSAKATLQAIGAQEAALQAIARHTHKLKEAMEAEVPPQEKSAQWKELEAALADRTGAVNDAQTALLNANEALDSLKSEIDKSKGLKVVAVRPLVLAAEENLHNMVVDLDKVVTKVQSAESESKIVSQYSDLVNEAKLQFQREVSSLTPDIQANWKGLTGKLSSDDLNALIAHAHRRIDQLNRELAEQRVREQIHIDASLEQQKLEDQKALEKAVTTALLHVKEEARLEQERKMSELREVMEAEMRTQLRRQAAAHTDHVQDVLKVQEQELRSDAEQVLSSKLLEQDTVHRQLSQEQLDNFTLDMNTAYARLKGMEEAIDSHVVAEDEARKAHQLWLSVEALNYTLKTSDADAPTMPLEGAAQAVRDSCHDNDFALALAAALPEESLQRGVYSEASLRARFNAMRSLARRVALVDETHNSLYQYFLSYLQAALLFENKQEVPPAQLSGEDLDPFKLLSYASYCLEHGDLELAAKLVNQLRGEARRVVEDWLTEARLTLETRQVISLLSAYANAVGLGTTQAP